A section of the Tenrec ecaudatus isolate mTenEca1 chromosome 10, mTenEca1.hap1, whole genome shotgun sequence genome encodes:
- the LRRC8A gene encoding volume-regulated anion channel subunit LRRC8A: MIPVTELRYFADTQPAYRILKPWWDVFTDYISIVMLMIAVFGGTLQVTQDKMICLPCKWVTKDSCNDSFRGWAAPSLEPTYPNATILPAPDAGPTGIRYDLDRHQYNYVDAVCYENRLHWFAKYFPYLVLLHTLIFLACSNFWFKFPRTSSKLEHFVSILLKCFDSPWTTRALSETVVEESDPKPAFSKMNGSMDKKSSTVSEDVEATVPMLQRTKSRIEQGIVDRSETGVLDKKEGEQAKALFEKVKKFRTHVEEGDIVYRLYMRQTIIKVIKFILIICYTVYYVHNIKFDVDCTVDIESLTGYRTYRCAHPLATLFKILASFYISLVIFYGLICMYTLGWMLRRSLKKYSFESIREESSYSDIPDVKNDFAFMLHLIDQYDPLYSKRFAVFLSEVSENKLRQLNLNNEWTLDKLRQRLTKNAQDKLELHLFMLSGIPDTVFDLVELEVLKLELIPDVTIPPSIAQLTGLKELWLYHTAAKIEAPALAFLRENLRALHIKFTDIKEIPLWIYSLKTLEELHLTGNLSAENNRYIVIDGLRELKRLKVLRLKSNLSKLPQVVTDVGVHLQKLSVNNEGTKLIVLNSLKKMVNLTELELIRCDLERIPHSIFSLHNLQEIDLKDNNLKTIEEIISFQHLHRLTCLKLWYNHIAYIPIQIGNLTNLERLYLNRNKIEKIPTQLFYCRKLRYLDLSHNNLTFLPADIGLLQNLQNLAVTANRIEALPPELFQCRKLRALHLGNNVLQSLPSRVGELTNLTQIELRGNRLECLPVELGECPLLKRSGLVVEEDLFNTLPPEVKERLWRADKEQA, encoded by the exons ATGATTCCAGTGACAGAGCTCCGCTACTTTGCGGACACGCAACCTGCGTACCGGATTCTGAAACCGTGGTGGGACGTGTTCACCGACTACATCTCCATCGTCATGCTgatgattgctgtctttggtgggACGCTGCAGGTCACCCAGGACAAGATGATCTGCCTGCCTTGTAAGTGGGTCACCAAGGATTCCTGCAATGACTCATTCCGGGGCTGGGCAGCCCCCAGCCTGGAACCTACCTACCCCAACGCGACAATCCTGCCCGCCCCTGACGCCGGCCCCACAGGTATCAGGTACGACCTGGACCGGCACCAGTACAACTACGTGGATGCCGTGTGCTACGAGAATCGGCTCCACTGGTTCGCCAAGTACTTCCCCTACCTGGTGCTCCTGCACACCCTCATCTTCCTGGCCTGCAGCAACTTCTGGTTCAAGTTCCCACGCACCAGCTCGAAGCTGGAGCACTTCGTGTCCATCCTGCTCAAGTGCTTCGACTCGCCTTGGACCACGCGAGCACTGTCCGAGACCGTGGTGGAGGAGAGTGACCCCAAGCCGGCCTTCAGCAAGATGAACGGCTCCATGGACAAGAAGTCCTCCACGGTCAGCGAGGACGTGGAGGCCACTGTGCCCATGCTGCAGCGGACAAAGTCGCGCATCGAGCAGGGCATTGTGGACCGCTCGGAGACGGGCGTGCTGGACAAGAAGGAGGGGGAGCAGGCCAAGGCGCTGTTTGAGAAGGTGAAGAAGTTCCGGACCCACGTGGAGGAAGGAGACATCGTGTACCGCCTGTACATGCGGCAGACCATCATCAAGGTGATCAAGTTCATCCTCATCATCTGCTACACCGTCTACTACGTGCACAACATCAAGTTCGACGTGGACTGCACCGTGGACATAGAGAGCCTGACGGGCTACCGAACCTACCGCTGTGCCCACCCGCTTGCCACCCTCTTCAAGATCCTGGCCTCCTTCTACATCAGCCTGGTCATCTTCtacggcctcatctgcatgtacaCGCTGGGGTGGATGCTGCGGCGCTCCCTCAAGAAGTACTCGTTCGAGTCCATCCGCGAGGAGAGCAGCTATAGCGACATCCCCGACGTCAAGAATGACTTCGCCTTCATGCTGCACCTCATCGACCAGTACGACCCGCTCTACTCGAAGCGCTTCGCCGTCTTCCTGTCGGAGGTGAGTGAGAACAAGCTGCGGCAGCTGAACCTCAACAACGAGTGGACGCTGGACAAGCTGCGGCAGCGGCTCACCAAGAACGCGCAGGACAAGCTGGAGCTGCACCTGTTCATGCTCAGTGGCATCCCCGACACGGTGTTCGACCTGGTGGAGCTGGAGGTGCTGAAGCTGGAGCTGATCCCTGACGTGACCATCCCGCCCAGCATCGCCCAGCTCACGGGCCTCAAGGAGCTGTGGCTGTACCACACGGCAGCCAAGATCGAGGCTCCCGCCCTGGCCTTCCTCCGAGAGAACCTGCGGGCCTTGCATATCAAGTTCACCGACATCAAAGAGATCCCGCTGTGGATCTACAGCCTGAAGACCCTGGAGGAGCTGCACCTGACCGGCAACCTGAGTGCCGAGAACAACCGCTACATCGTCATCGATGGGCTGCGGGAGCTCAAGCGCCTCAAGGTGCTGCGGCTCAAGAGCAACCTGAGCAAGCTGCCCCAGGTGGTCACGGACGTGGGGGTGCACCTGCAGAAGCTGTCCGTCAACAACGAGGGCACCAAGCTCATTGTCCTCAACAGCCTCAAGAAGATGGTGAACCTGACGGAGCTGGAGCTGATCCGCTGCGACCTGGAGCGCATCCCCCACTCCATCTTCAGCCTCCACAACCTGCAGGAGATCGACCTCAAGGACAACAACCTCAAGACCATTGAGGAGATCATCAGCTTCCAGCACCTGCACCGCCTCACCTGCCTTAAGCTGTGGTACAACCACATCGCCTACATCCCCATCCAGATCGGCAACCTCACCAACCTCGAGCGCCTCTACCTGAACCGCAACAAGATCGAGAAGATCCCCACCCAGCTCTTCTACTGCCGCAAGCTGCGCTACCTGGACCTCAGCCACAACAACCTGACCTTCCTCCCCGCCGACATCGGCCTCCTGCAGAACCTCCAGAATCTGGCCGTCACGGCCAATCGG aTTGAGGCCCTCCCCCCAGAGCTCTTCCAGTGCCGGAAGCTGCGGGCACTGCACCTGGGCAACAACGTGCTGCAGTCACTGCCCTCGCGCGTGGGCGAGCTGACCAACCTGACCCAGATCGAACTGCGAGGCAACCGGCTGGAGTGCCTGCCCGTGGAGCTTGGCGAGTGCCCGCTGCTGAAGCGCAGTGGGCTGGTGGTAGAGGAGGACCTGTTCAACACCCTGCCCCCCGAGGTGAAGGAGAGGCTCTGGAGGGccgacaaggagcaagcctga